CACCAACTGGATCGCCGACTTCCGGCGGCTGTTCGCCTTCCAGGAAGCGGTGCCGGACCGGGCCGAACTCCAGGTGCCCGAGGCGCAGTTCAACCTCGCCAAGCGCATCGACACCCTGCTCGTCAATCCGCTCGCCAACCTGCCGCTCGGTTCGTTCGGCGGCCGGGGCCAGCCGGCGCCCCCGGAGATCGAGCTGAACCTCGCCTTCCGCAACCTCACCCGGGCCTCGATGCTGCGGCTCGCGACGGGACAGCAGATGGCCGAGTACTTCATCGGCCGCAAGGTCGACGTGGAGCCCCTCACCAAGGCCGACTTCGCGCAGGGCGGCGGGGCTCAGCTCTCCCCCGCGCTCGCGAACGCGGTCGCCCGGCACGCCCCGCTGTGGTTCTACATCCTGCGCGAGGCCGAGGTGAGGGGCGGCGGGAAGCTGACCGGCGTCGGCGGTCGCATCGTCGCCGAGGTGTTCCACCGGGCCATGGAGGGCAGCCGGCACTCGATCGTGCGCGACCCCTTCTGGCGTCCCTTCCTCAGCCCGGTCGAGGACCGCAACGCCAAGGACGTCTTCGAGATGACCGACCTGCTGCTGTACGCCTTCGACGGACGGGCGGACCAGCTCAACCCGCTGGGCCCGGTGACCTGATCGGCCCACCGGACACGTCGTAGGGGAGGGGGCACCCCGCACGGTCGGCCCACCCGGCCTGCCGGTGCCGCCTCCCCGCTCTAGCGTCAGCAGCATGCGTCCTCGTGTCGTCGCCGCCGCCGCTCTCGTCTGCGCGTCCCTTCTGCTGCTCGGTGCGGCTCCCGGGACCGGCGCTCCCTCTCGGCCGCCGCTGCCGCTGCCCGCGCGGATGGCGGACACGGGCGGCGGCACACAGTTGATCACCGCCGTGGCCCCGGACGCCGGTGCCACCACGGGCACGCTGACCTGGTGGGAGCTGCGGGACCGGCGATGGGTGCCGGCCGGTTCCGCGCCGGCCCGGTTCGGCGCGAACGGCCTGGTCGAGGGAGCCTCTCGGCAGCAGGGCACGAACACGACGCCCACCGGCCTGTACGGCCTCCCGTTCGCCTTCGGCATCGAGGCCGCGCCGCGCGGGACGTCGTACCCGTACCGTCCCGTGCGCCCGGACTCCTGGTGGTGCCAGGACAACGACTCCCGTGCCTACAACCGGTGGACGGAGCCGCGGCCGGCCGACTGCCGGGCCGCCGAGTCCGAGCACCTGGTCGCCTACCGGACGCAGTACGCGCACGCGCTGGTCATCGGGTTCAACTACGGCGAGCCGGTGCACGGTCGCGGGGCGGGGATCTTCCTGCACGTCAACGGGCGTGGCGCGACGGCCGGTTGCGTGTCCCTGCCGGCCGGGGCGATGCGCCGGATGCTGGCGTGGGCCAGGCCGGGGAAGCGGCCGCACATCGCGATCGGCACGGCCGACGGCCGGACGGCGATCAGCCGGTACTGAGCCGGACAGGGAACCCGCACGCAAGGCCGCGCAGGGCTCTGTCGATCAGCACGGGAAACGCGCCCCGGCGAGTGACCGGGCTGCGGTTACCGGCGGTCACTGCGGTGGGGCGCGGTCCTCGACGGGCTCGGTGTACGGCTGAACACTCCGCGGCTGCGGCCCGTATCTCTGGGTCAAGGGTCAAGTCCCCACGGAGGAACCGTGACCACCACGATCGCAGGCGGACGCGCCGCCCGCCGCCAGACGATGCGACGCATCCGCCCGCGCCGATCCCCGGCCGTCCCGTTGCTGCTCGCCGTATGGGCGGGCGCGGCGGGCGTGCTGTGGCTCTGGTGGGCGAACACGCCGAACGTCGCGGACGACAACAGCAGGATCCTCAACGCGGGACGGATCACCGGCCTGCTCGCCGGATACCTGATGGCGCTCGTCGTGCTGCAGATGGCGCGGGTGCCGGCGCTGGAGCGCCGGGTGGGGTCGGACCGGGTGGCGCGCTGGCACGCGATGAGCGGCCGGTACACGCTCTGCCTGGTCTTCGCGCACGTGTTCCTCATCATGTGGGGGTACGCGCTGCAGGCCGGCAAGACCCTCGGCGACATCGTCCAGCAGACGATCGACTCCATCAACCAGCTGCCGGACATGGGCAAGGCCGCCATCGGCACCGGTCTGTTCCTGCTCATCGGGCTGGTGTCGATCGGCCCGGTGCGGCGCAGGATGCCGTACGACACCTGGTACCACATCCACCTGATGACGTACGCGGCCGTGTTCCTGACGTTCTGGCACCAGATCACCACCGGCAACGACTTCGCGATCGAGCCGACCGCGAAGACCGTCTGGTACGCGCTGTACGGGTCGGTGACCGGGCTGGTCGTCTGGTACCGGATCATCACCCCGCTCCGGCTGAACCTGCGTCACCGCATGTACGTCGAGGCGGTCATCGAGGAGACGCCGGGCATCGTGTCGGTGCTGATCGGCGGGCGCAAGCTGCACCGGATGGGCGCGGAGGCCGGTCAGTTCTTCCGGTGGCGGTTCATGTCGCCGGGGATGCGGTTCAGCTCCCACCCGTACTCGCTGTCGGCGGCGCCCCGCCCGGAGCTGCTGCGGATCACCGTCAAGGCGATCGGCGACCACAGCGCGGCGCTGCGCGAGCTGCAGCCCGGCACGAAGGTGTGGGCCGAGGGTCCGTACGGCGCGATGACGGCGTCCCGGCGCAGCCGCGGCAAGGTGCTGCTGGTGGCCGGCGGGGTCGGCATCACGCCGATGCGCGCACTGTTCGAGACGCTGCCGGGCGCGGCCGGTGACATCACCCTCCTCTACCGCGCCAACAGCACCCAGGATCTGGCTCTGTGGGACGAGCTGGCGAAGATCGCCGACGAGCGCGGGGCGCGGCTGATGTACGCCGTCAACAGCCCCGACGGGGAGCGCCCCGACATCTCGGCGGAGTCCCTCCAGCGGAAGATCCCCGACATCGACAGCCACGACGTCTTCATGTGCGGACCGAACGGCTTCGCCCAAGGGGTGTACGAGGCACTGCGCGGCGCCGGGGTCCCCGCCCGCCGTATCCATCACGAGTCGTTCGAGATGTGAGCGACCCGGACTCACGGGAACCTCGCCAACCTCGCCACCAACGGGAATCAGGAGCTCAGGAAGACATGAGGAAGAGCCACCCTCTTCGGCGCGTCGTGCTGGCCACCGCCGCCACCGTGTCCGGGATCGTGCTGCTGCTGACGCTGAAGCCGTCCTCCGACCCGGACGCCGCGCAGGCGGCCGGCTCCGGCGCGGGCACGGGCACGGCGGCGCAGGAGGCGGCCCAGGGCGGGGCCGGGGCGCCCGTGTCGGGGACGATGACCGGGGACGCCGTCCAGACGCAGTACGGAAACGTCCAGGTCCGCATCACCGTCGTCAACAACAAGATCACCAAATCCGAGGCCGTCCAGGCGCCCAAGGGCGGCACCAGCGACCAGAAGACCGCGCTGGCCATCCCGAAGCTCAACGCCGATGTGGTCGCCAAGCAGAGCCCGCAGATCGACACGGTGTCGGGCGCCACGTACACCAGCGAGGGCTACAAGAAGTCTCTCCAGTCCGCGATCGACAAGGCGAACGCGAGCGCGGGGGCGGGTGCCTCCCAGGGTTCCGGGTCCGGCAGCGCGCAGGCCGCCGGCGCCTTCACCGGGGACGCGGTCCAGACGCAGTACGGCAACGTCCAGGTCCGGATCACCGTCGCGGGCGGGAAGATCACCAAGGCGGAGGCCGTCCAGGCGCCGAAGGGCGGCACCAGCGACCAGAAGACCGCGCTCGCCGTCCCGAAGCTCAACCAGGAGGCGGTCGCCGCGGGCAACGCGGACATCGACTCGGTGTCCAGCGCGACCTAT
The Streptomyces sp. NBC_01485 genome window above contains:
- a CDS encoding L,D-transpeptidase family protein, which produces MRPRVVAAAALVCASLLLLGAAPGTGAPSRPPLPLPARMADTGGGTQLITAVAPDAGATTGTLTWWELRDRRWVPAGSAPARFGANGLVEGASRQQGTNTTPTGLYGLPFAFGIEAAPRGTSYPYRPVRPDSWWCQDNDSRAYNRWTEPRPADCRAAESEHLVAYRTQYAHALVIGFNYGEPVHGRGAGIFLHVNGRGATAGCVSLPAGAMRRMLAWARPGKRPHIAIGTADGRTAISRY
- a CDS encoding ferredoxin reductase family protein — translated: MTTTIAGGRAARRQTMRRIRPRRSPAVPLLLAVWAGAAGVLWLWWANTPNVADDNSRILNAGRITGLLAGYLMALVVLQMARVPALERRVGSDRVARWHAMSGRYTLCLVFAHVFLIMWGYALQAGKTLGDIVQQTIDSINQLPDMGKAAIGTGLFLLIGLVSIGPVRRRMPYDTWYHIHLMTYAAVFLTFWHQITTGNDFAIEPTAKTVWYALYGSVTGLVVWYRIITPLRLNLRHRMYVEAVIEETPGIVSVLIGGRKLHRMGAEAGQFFRWRFMSPGMRFSSHPYSLSAAPRPELLRITVKAIGDHSAALRELQPGTKVWAEGPYGAMTASRRSRGKVLLVAGGVGITPMRALFETLPGAAGDITLLYRANSTQDLALWDELAKIADERGARLMYAVNSPDGERPDISAESLQRKIPDIDSHDVFMCGPNGFAQGVYEALRGAGVPARRIHHESFEM
- a CDS encoding FMN-binding protein, whose translation is MRKSHPLRRVVLATAATVSGIVLLLTLKPSSDPDAAQAAGSGAGTGTAAQEAAQGGAGAPVSGTMTGDAVQTQYGNVQVRITVVNNKITKSEAVQAPKGGTSDQKTALAIPKLNADVVAKQSPQIDTVSGATYTSEGYKKSLQSAIDKANASAGAGASQGSGSGSAQAAGAFTGDAVQTQYGNVQVRITVAGGKITKAEAVQAPKGGTSDQKTALAVPKLNQEAVAAGNADIDSVSSATYTSEGYKKSLQSALDKAKAASAGSSSGSGSGSSSGSGSGSSSGSGSSSGAAQAKTVTGKVEQTQYGPVQVRITVAGGKITKAEAVQAPSGGTSSQKTELSVPKLNQEAVAAGSADIDSVSGATYTSEGYKKSLQSALDQAGG